The following coding sequences are from one Pseudonocardia sp. EC080619-01 window:
- a CDS encoding MarR family winged helix-turn-helix transcriptional regulator, whose protein sequence is MGEPLRRRREQRPAVTAAPPASLVAAPGYGARRMYQAYLAAWNRHVDAVLTGPQFAVLSAIRAYPDSDQSSLAGAVALDTSTMADVCRRMERRGLILRTESPRDARRKLLSLTDDGAAALGEVTRRTRRLDQELLAAVPEDRRGEIAGLLNTLGAHWEAVAERDPLDDPE, encoded by the coding sequence ATGGGCGAGCCGCTGCGGCGACGTCGCGAGCAGAGACCGGCCGTCACCGCGGCCCCGCCCGCGAGCCTCGTCGCCGCACCCGGGTACGGCGCCCGCCGGATGTACCAGGCGTATCTCGCCGCCTGGAACCGGCACGTCGACGCCGTGCTCACCGGGCCGCAGTTCGCCGTGCTGTCCGCGATCCGCGCCTACCCCGACTCCGACCAGAGCTCGCTCGCCGGCGCCGTCGCACTGGACACCTCGACGATGGCCGACGTCTGCCGCCGGATGGAGCGCCGCGGCCTGATCCTGCGCACCGAGTCGCCGCGCGACGCCCGCCGCAAGCTGCTGTCCCTCACCGACGACGGCGCCGCCGCGCTCGGGGAGGTGACCCGCCGTACCCGCCGGCTGGACCAGGAACTGCTCGCCGCCGTCCCGGAGGACCGTCGCGGCGAGATCGCCGGCCTGCTCAACACCCTCGGCGCGCACTGGGAGGCGGTCGCGGAACGCGACCCGCTCGACGACCCGGAGTGA
- a CDS encoding FAD-dependent monooxygenase, translating to MAPSQSLEITVAGGGLGGLTAALALRQQGFRVTVLEAAPQLGEVGAGIQTAPNASRVLIGLGLRAEMERIHTAPQDQVRRRWADGSVIAQLPLGRSVVDAYGAPYWHYHRADLHRILLDACLDPEGPGPVVDVHTDAKVVELDRGDAARPVAVTARGERFAGDVVVGADGIRSSVRDLAGFDDSLVFSGEMAYRALIPGDLIAADPATRFLVDRYHSTIWYGPDKHLVHYVVRQGEFLNIVAIVPCSPRVERDWTAPASAEEMVEAFSDWDDRVPAMLAKAKDDVAAFALYRRRRDPVWVDGRVALLGDACHAMLPYQAQGASQAMEDAAVLAEELGAAGRSGVDGALTRYVHRRAKHAGMVQDASLQNMAFYHLPDGPEQRARDEKLARFDGESDVSYDWLWRGSPLHDPDNEAITYQFAR from the coding sequence GTGGCACCCAGCCAGTCCCTGGAGATCACGGTCGCCGGAGGCGGCCTGGGCGGGCTCACCGCCGCGCTGGCCCTGCGCCAGCAGGGCTTCCGGGTCACCGTGCTGGAGGCCGCTCCGCAGCTCGGGGAGGTGGGGGCCGGGATCCAGACCGCCCCGAACGCCAGCCGGGTGCTGATCGGTCTCGGCCTGCGGGCCGAGATGGAGCGGATCCACACCGCACCTCAGGACCAGGTCCGCCGGCGCTGGGCCGACGGCAGCGTCATCGCGCAGCTCCCGCTCGGGCGGTCGGTGGTCGACGCCTACGGCGCGCCCTACTGGCACTACCACCGGGCCGACCTGCACCGGATCCTGCTCGACGCCTGCCTCGACCCGGAGGGCCCGGGGCCGGTCGTCGACGTGCACACCGACGCGAAGGTCGTGGAGCTGGACCGCGGCGACGCCGCCAGGCCGGTCGCCGTCACCGCCCGCGGCGAGCGCTTCGCCGGTGACGTCGTGGTCGGCGCGGACGGCATCCGGTCGTCCGTCCGCGACCTCGCCGGGTTCGACGACTCCCTGGTCTTCTCCGGCGAGATGGCCTACCGGGCACTGATCCCGGGCGACCTGATCGCCGCCGACCCGGCCACCCGCTTCCTCGTCGACCGCTACCACTCGACGATCTGGTACGGCCCGGACAAGCACCTCGTGCACTACGTGGTGCGGCAGGGCGAGTTCCTGAACATCGTCGCGATCGTGCCCTGTTCGCCCCGGGTCGAGCGGGACTGGACGGCGCCGGCGTCGGCCGAGGAGATGGTCGAGGCCTTCTCCGACTGGGACGACCGCGTCCCGGCGATGCTGGCCAAGGCCAAGGACGACGTCGCCGCCTTCGCCCTCTACCGCCGCCGCCGGGACCCGGTGTGGGTCGACGGCCGGGTCGCCCTGCTCGGTGACGCCTGCCACGCGATGCTCCCCTACCAGGCCCAGGGCGCCTCCCAGGCGATGGAGGACGCGGCGGTGCTCGCCGAGGAGCTGGGCGCCGCCGGACGGTCCGGTGTGGACGGCGCGTTGACCCGCTACGTGCACCGCCGCGCCAAGCACGCCGGGATGGTGCAGGACGCATCGCTGCAGAACATGGCCTTCTACCACCTGCCCGACGGCCCCGAGCAGCGTGCGCGGGACGAGAAGCTCGCCCGCTTCGACGGTGAGTCCGACGTCTCCTACGACTGGCTCTGGCGCGGATCGCCGCTGCACGATCCCGACAACGAGGCCATCACCTACCAGTTCGCCCGCTGA
- a CDS encoding MFS transporter, translating into MFDAWDVALNGFLTPLLGTEFDLSTGQRGLVATANLVGMAVGAVAFGTIADRMGRKRAFSITLLIFALFSVLGALSPSWEIFLALRFLAGVGLGGCIPVDYAIVSEFSPRKQRGRVLAAMDGWWPIGTTLAGLSATLLVPVEGNWRWMLALMVLPAILLFWIRRGVPESPLYLARTGREAEARVVIDDLVRRTGATPEPYAIAAVAPEPVRSGRRGVGAVAEQLKLVWAFSPRITGVAWSLFITVMVVYYAALSWMPSILRAQGMGEVAAFGSTTVMNAVGILGVITSVLLVETLGRKWVIGIAAPLAALSLIVFSLVMESSAAAIAMIAVFGFFALVVIPVMYAYVSELYPTELRASGFGWASSSSRAVTGFVPLVFGSLLWPVLGLPLTFTLMGLLVVAAVVFMALGAPETRGRELDRITGTEEQTDAQVVEKA; encoded by the coding sequence ATGTTCGACGCGTGGGACGTCGCCCTCAACGGCTTCCTCACCCCGCTGCTCGGCACCGAGTTCGACCTCTCCACCGGGCAGCGCGGGCTGGTCGCCACGGCGAACCTGGTCGGCATGGCGGTCGGCGCCGTCGCGTTCGGCACGATCGCCGACCGGATGGGCCGCAAGCGCGCCTTCAGCATCACGCTGCTGATCTTCGCGTTGTTCTCGGTGCTCGGCGCGCTGTCGCCGAGCTGGGAGATCTTCCTGGCACTGCGGTTCCTGGCCGGTGTCGGCCTCGGTGGCTGCATCCCGGTCGACTACGCGATCGTCAGCGAGTTCTCACCACGCAAGCAACGCGGCAGGGTGCTCGCCGCGATGGACGGCTGGTGGCCGATCGGCACCACGCTGGCCGGGCTCTCGGCGACCCTGCTGGTCCCGGTCGAGGGCAACTGGCGCTGGATGCTCGCCCTGATGGTGCTGCCCGCGATCCTGCTGTTCTGGATCCGCCGCGGTGTCCCGGAGTCCCCACTGTACCTGGCCCGCACCGGCCGCGAGGCCGAGGCCCGCGTCGTCATCGACGACCTGGTCCGCCGCACCGGCGCCACCCCGGAGCCCTACGCGATCGCCGCCGTCGCCCCGGAGCCCGTCCGGTCCGGCCGGCGCGGCGTCGGTGCCGTCGCCGAGCAGCTGAAGCTGGTCTGGGCGTTCTCGCCGCGGATCACCGGCGTCGCGTGGTCGCTGTTCATCACGGTCATGGTCGTCTACTACGCCGCGCTGTCCTGGATGCCGTCGATCCTGCGCGCCCAGGGCATGGGCGAGGTCGCCGCGTTCGGCTCCACGACGGTGATGAACGCCGTCGGCATCCTCGGCGTGATCACCTCGGTGCTGCTGGTCGAGACGCTCGGCCGCAAGTGGGTCATCGGTATCGCGGCACCACTGGCCGCGCTGTCGCTGATCGTGTTCTCTCTGGTCATGGAGTCGTCGGCGGCGGCGATCGCGATGATCGCGGTGTTCGGGTTCTTCGCCCTGGTCGTCATCCCGGTCATGTACGCCTACGTCTCCGAGCTCTACCCGACCGAGCTGCGGGCGTCCGGGTTCGGCTGGGCGTCGTCGTCGAGCCGGGCGGTCACCGGGTTCGTCCCGCTGGTCTTCGGCAGCCTGCTGTGGCCGGTGCTGGGCCTCCCGCTGACCTTCACCCTGATGGGCCTGCTCGTCGTCGCCGCGGTGGTGTTCATGGCGCTCGGCGCGCCGGAGACCCGCGGCCGCGAGCTGGACAGGATCACCGGGACCGAGGAGCAGACCGACGCGCAGGTGGTGGAGAAGGCGTGA
- a CDS encoding xanthine dehydrogenase family protein subunit M, with amino-acid sequence MKPAPFTYHRASSVTGAVALLGELAEEEPKILAGGQSLVAMMNYRMARPGHLVDITHVPGLAGIRRDGGALRIGALTTHRDVEKADLGPDFAVLSRTMRWVGHLPIRTRGTVGGSIAHADATAEWCLLAVLLDAVIVVEGPAGRRDVAAGGFFLGPFTTALEPDEVIVEIVFPRPAPRAALTEYADRRGDFAVVAAGVDLDTESVVLGGVGSVPVAVRPAGSPGEVADGLDLRDEPGVPASYRRGLVRTLVARAREEVPDA; translated from the coding sequence GTGAAACCCGCTCCCTTCACCTACCACCGGGCGTCGTCGGTCACCGGTGCGGTGGCCCTGCTCGGCGAGCTGGCCGAGGAGGAACCGAAGATCCTGGCCGGCGGGCAGAGCCTGGTCGCGATGATGAACTACCGGATGGCCCGCCCCGGGCACCTGGTCGACATCACCCACGTGCCCGGCCTGGCCGGGATCCGCCGTGACGGCGGCGCCCTGCGGATCGGTGCGCTGACCACCCACCGCGACGTCGAGAAGGCCGATCTCGGGCCGGACTTCGCGGTGCTGTCCCGGACCATGCGGTGGGTCGGCCACCTGCCGATCCGCACCCGGGGCACGGTGGGCGGCAGCATCGCCCACGCCGACGCGACGGCCGAGTGGTGCCTGCTCGCCGTCCTGCTGGACGCGGTGATCGTCGTCGAGGGCCCGGCCGGACGGCGCGACGTCGCCGCCGGCGGGTTCTTCCTCGGGCCCTTCACCACGGCGCTGGAGCCGGACGAGGTGATCGTCGAGATCGTCTTCCCGCGCCCGGCACCGCGCGCCGCGCTGACCGAGTACGCCGACCGGCGGGGCGACTTCGCCGTCGTCGCGGCGGGGGTGGACCTGGACACGGAGTCGGTCGTGCTGGGCGGGGTCGGTTCCGTGCCGGTCGCCGTCCGCCCGGCCGGCTCCCCCGGCGAGGTCGCGGACGGTCTCGACCTGCGCGACGAGCCGGGCGTCCCGGCGTCGTACCGGCGCGGGCTGGTCCGGACGCTCGTCGCCCGCGCACGGGAGGAGGTGCCCGATGCGTGA
- a CDS encoding xanthine dehydrogenase family protein molybdopterin-binding subunit, translated as MREPGFRTDGTWVGADVPRREDPRLLAGRGRFVDDITLPRMLHAAFVRSTEAHALLTSVDLSEVRGVPGVVAAFDAAGLGLADITALLDRPAEEFTPTSMPVLARDKVRYVGEPVAVVLATDPYAAEDGVEAAVVDYEPLDPVVTETAALAAAGAPVHDEAPGNVLVDVSLFATEGIDAVFDAAHTVVSVEARTGRQNALPLETRGVVADWDDRDEQLLVRTCTQVPHQVRTVLARCAGLDEKQVRVTVPDMGGGFGQKCVVGREEIAAAAAARRLRRPVKWIEDRREALTASFLAREQHYTARAAFDADGAILALEADVVCDMGAYSCYPFTAGIEPLMASAEMPGVYRVPAYRVRGRAVTTNKAPTAPYRGVSRPQYVMVMERLMERAARSLGLDALDVRRRNLITEFPYRGINNITYDPGSYLESLDLCERVLRDEGWHRHTEPGRVVGIGYSCFSERTGYGSGAFAQRKMQVVPGFDLSQITMDLDGTVSVTTGTLSHGQSHETTFAQIVADRLGVPYDKVKIVQGDTDRITYGWGSFASRSVTIGGSAASAAAVKLGDQLRALAAHLAGVDVDTCELDGRGGVRAADRTLPFTELAEVAYLRSHLLPKDVGPGLTATASFDVGGDGTFSNATHGCVVALDPGTGGVEILRYVCVEDCGVAIHPRVVEGQARGGIAQGIAGALFEEVLYDEAGQPLAPSFMEYKVPTAAEIPDVRIEHLETPCAFTANGAKGAGEGGTIGAPAAVLNAVNDALRGTGVELDSTPIPRHAIFAALAPHEEAS; from the coding sequence ATGCGTGAGCCCGGGTTCCGGACCGACGGGACGTGGGTCGGCGCGGACGTGCCGCGCCGCGAGGACCCGCGGCTGCTCGCCGGCCGCGGCCGGTTCGTCGACGACATCACGCTGCCGCGGATGCTGCACGCCGCGTTCGTCCGCAGCACCGAGGCGCACGCCCTGCTCACCTCGGTCGACCTCTCCGAGGTGCGCGGGGTGCCGGGCGTCGTCGCCGCGTTCGACGCCGCCGGCCTCGGTCTCGCCGACATCACCGCCCTGCTGGACCGGCCCGCCGAGGAGTTCACGCCGACGTCGATGCCGGTGCTGGCCCGCGACAAGGTGCGCTACGTCGGCGAGCCGGTCGCCGTCGTCCTCGCGACCGACCCGTACGCCGCCGAGGACGGCGTCGAGGCCGCGGTCGTCGACTATGAGCCGCTCGACCCGGTGGTGACCGAGACCGCCGCGCTCGCCGCGGCCGGTGCCCCGGTGCACGACGAGGCGCCGGGCAACGTGCTCGTCGACGTCTCGCTGTTCGCCACCGAGGGCATCGACGCCGTCTTCGACGCCGCCCACACGGTGGTGTCCGTCGAGGCCCGCACCGGGCGGCAGAACGCCCTGCCGCTGGAGACCCGCGGCGTCGTCGCCGACTGGGACGACCGCGACGAGCAGCTGCTCGTGCGCACCTGCACCCAGGTCCCGCACCAGGTCCGGACCGTCCTCGCCCGCTGTGCCGGGCTCGACGAGAAGCAGGTCCGGGTCACCGTGCCGGACATGGGCGGCGGGTTCGGGCAGAAGTGCGTCGTCGGCCGCGAGGAGATCGCCGCCGCGGCCGCCGCCCGCCGGCTGCGCCGGCCGGTGAAGTGGATCGAGGACCGCCGGGAGGCGCTGACCGCGAGCTTCCTCGCCCGCGAGCAGCACTACACGGCCCGGGCCGCGTTCGACGCCGACGGCGCGATCCTGGCGCTGGAGGCCGACGTCGTCTGCGACATGGGCGCCTACTCCTGCTACCCGTTCACCGCCGGGATCGAGCCCCTGATGGCGTCGGCCGAGATGCCCGGCGTCTACCGGGTCCCGGCCTACCGGGTCCGGGGCCGCGCGGTCACGACCAACAAGGCGCCGACCGCGCCGTACCGCGGGGTGTCCCGCCCGCAGTACGTGATGGTGATGGAGCGCCTGATGGAGCGCGCCGCCCGGTCGCTCGGGCTCGACGCGCTCGACGTCCGCCGCCGCAACCTGATCACCGAGTTCCCCTACCGCGGGATCAACAACATCACCTACGACCCCGGGTCCTACCTCGAGTCCCTCGACCTGTGCGAGCGGGTGCTGCGCGACGAGGGCTGGCACCGCCACACCGAGCCCGGCCGCGTCGTCGGGATCGGGTACTCCTGCTTCTCCGAGCGCACCGGCTACGGCTCGGGCGCCTTCGCCCAGCGGAAGATGCAGGTCGTGCCCGGCTTCGACCTCTCCCAGATCACGATGGACCTCGACGGGACCGTGTCGGTCACCACCGGCACGCTGTCGCACGGCCAGAGCCACGAGACGACGTTCGCCCAGATCGTCGCCGACCGGCTCGGGGTGCCCTACGACAAGGTCAAGATCGTGCAGGGTGACACCGACCGGATCACCTACGGCTGGGGCTCGTTCGCGTCCCGCTCGGTCACCATCGGCGGCTCCGCGGCGTCGGCCGCCGCGGTGAAGCTCGGCGACCAGCTCCGCGCGCTGGCCGCGCACCTGGCCGGGGTCGACGTCGACACCTGCGAGCTCGACGGCCGCGGCGGCGTCCGCGCCGCTGACCGCACGCTGCCCTTCACCGAGCTCGCCGAGGTCGCCTACCTGCGGTCGCACCTGCTGCCCAAGGACGTCGGCCCCGGGCTGACGGCGACGGCGAGCTTCGACGTCGGCGGCGACGGCACGTTCTCCAACGCCACCCACGGCTGCGTGGTCGCGCTCGACCCCGGCACCGGCGGCGTCGAGATCCTCCGCTACGTGTGCGTGGAGGACTGCGGCGTCGCGATCCACCCGCGGGTCGTGGAGGGCCAGGCCCGCGGCGGCATCGCCCAGGGCATCGCCGGTGCGCTGTTCGAGGAGGTCCTCTACGACGAGGCCGGCCAGCCGCTGGCGCCGAGCTTCATGGAGTACAAGGTGCCGACCGCCGCCGAGATCCCGGACGTGCGGATCGAGCACCTCGAGACGCCGTGCGCGTTCACCGCGAACGGGGCGAAGGGCGCCGGCGAGGGTGGCACGATCGGCGCGCCGGCCGCCGTCCTCAACGCCGTCAACGACGCCCTGCGCGGCACCGGCGTCGAGCTGGACTCCACCCCGATCCCCCGGCACGCGATCTTCGCGGCTCTCGCGCCGCACGAGGAGGCGTCATGA
- a CDS encoding (2Fe-2S)-binding protein, with product MTDVQLVELTVNSERHELAIPPRRTLADVLRHDLGLTGTHVGCEHGICGACTVLVDGRPARACLLFAAQVENAEIRTVESLAGPDGELSDLQRCFGEHHGLQCGFCTPGFLMLAEGFLAEEPGATREEIREVVASNLCRCTGYQTVVDAVDDCASRRRASLQAALDTAGSTR from the coding sequence ATGACCGACGTGCAGCTGGTCGAGCTGACCGTCAACTCCGAGCGCCACGAGCTGGCGATCCCGCCGCGCCGCACCCTCGCCGACGTGCTGCGCCACGACCTCGGCCTCACCGGCACGCACGTCGGCTGCGAGCACGGCATCTGCGGGGCGTGCACCGTCCTCGTCGACGGCCGCCCCGCGCGCGCCTGCCTGCTGTTCGCCGCGCAGGTCGAGAACGCGGAGATCCGCACCGTCGAGTCGCTGGCGGGCCCCGACGGCGAGCTGTCGGACCTGCAGCGCTGCTTCGGCGAGCACCACGGGCTGCAGTGCGGGTTCTGCACCCCCGGCTTCCTGATGCTCGCCGAGGGGTTCCTCGCCGAGGAGCCCGGCGCGACCCGCGAGGAGATCCGCGAGGTCGTCGCCTCGAACCTCTGCCGGTGCACCGGCTACCAGACCGTCGTGGACGCGGTCGACGACTGCGCGTCCCGCCGCCGTGCGAGCCTCCAGGCCGCACTCGACACCGCAGGGAGCACCCGTTGA
- a CDS encoding isochorismatase family protein, producing MSLHGESTDATYSRAGFGAETRRGPRPAVVVVDLTAGFTDPAYPTGADLTDVVAATSSLVEAARAAGAPVVWTTIAFSPAELDTLPWLVKVPGMRGLAEGSPSVALDTRLPVGERDHVLTKKGASAFFETGLAAFLTAAGVDTVLVCGATTSGCVRATAVDAVQSGFGVLVPRECVGDRADGPHEANLFDIGAKYGDVISLGDALGYLKEIA from the coding sequence TTGAGTCTGCACGGAGAGTCCACCGACGCCACCTACTCGCGCGCCGGGTTCGGGGCCGAGACCCGCCGGGGGCCGCGGCCCGCCGTCGTCGTCGTCGACCTGACGGCCGGGTTCACCGACCCGGCGTACCCGACCGGGGCGGACCTGACCGACGTCGTCGCGGCGACGTCGTCGCTGGTCGAGGCGGCCCGGGCGGCCGGGGCCCCGGTCGTCTGGACGACCATCGCCTTCTCCCCCGCCGAGCTCGACACGCTGCCGTGGCTGGTGAAGGTGCCGGGCATGCGCGGGCTCGCCGAGGGCTCGCCGTCGGTCGCGCTCGACACCCGGCTGCCGGTCGGCGAGCGCGACCACGTGCTCACCAAGAAGGGTGCCTCGGCGTTCTTCGAGACCGGTCTCGCCGCGTTCCTCACCGCGGCCGGGGTGGACACCGTGCTGGTCTGCGGCGCCACCACCAGCGGCTGCGTGCGCGCCACCGCCGTCGACGCGGTGCAGTCCGGGTTCGGTGTGCTCGTCCCGCGCGAGTGCGTCGGCGACCGGGCCGACGGCCCGCACGAGGCCAACCTGTTCGACATCGGAGCGAAGTACGGCGACGTGATCTCCCTCGGCGACGCGCTCGGGTACCTGAAGGAGATCGCATGA
- a CDS encoding alpha/beta fold hydrolase yields MTPTTATLTTRQVRQDALADLADVPAVSRWVRNGDVRLHLLDYCGPGVPVLVLPGITSPAVTMDFVARELTDGFRPVVLDVRGRGLSDTGTSWTLDDYAGDVLAVLEGLGLGSETILFGHSMGARIAAVAATRRPVRGAVLVDPPLSGPGRDPYPTTLEAFLGQLHEAQRGTDADEVARAWPRWPRAEQELRARWLSSCDEAAIRATHAGFESEDFFTAWPEVPGPVTVLYGDGSPVVPAAGVAEIGAANPAARLAGVPDAGHMVFWDNPPAALTLLREALEHAAG; encoded by the coding sequence ATGACCCCGACGACGGCGACGCTCACCACCCGCCAGGTCCGCCAGGACGCGCTGGCCGACCTCGCCGACGTGCCCGCCGTGTCCCGCTGGGTGCGCAACGGCGACGTCCGCCTGCACCTGCTCGACTACTGCGGCCCCGGGGTCCCCGTGCTCGTCCTGCCCGGCATCACCAGCCCGGCGGTCACGATGGACTTCGTCGCGCGCGAGCTCACCGACGGCTTCCGCCCGGTGGTGCTCGACGTCCGCGGCCGTGGCCTGTCCGACACCGGCACCTCGTGGACGCTCGACGACTACGCGGGCGACGTGCTCGCCGTCCTGGAGGGGCTCGGCCTCGGGTCCGAGACGATCCTGTTCGGACACTCCATGGGCGCCCGGATCGCCGCCGTCGCCGCGACACGGCGCCCGGTCCGCGGCGCGGTGCTGGTCGACCCGCCGCTGTCCGGGCCCGGCCGCGACCCGTACCCGACGACCCTGGAGGCGTTCCTCGGGCAGCTGCACGAGGCGCAGCGCGGCACCGACGCCGACGAGGTCGCCCGCGCCTGGCCGCGCTGGCCGCGGGCGGAGCAGGAGCTGCGGGCACGGTGGCTCTCGTCCTGCGACGAGGCCGCGATCCGCGCGACCCACGCCGGGTTCGAGAGCGAGGACTTCTTCACCGCGTGGCCGGAGGTCCCCGGGCCGGTCACCGTCCTGTACGGCGACGGCTCCCCCGTGGTCCCCGCCGCCGGGGTCGCCGAGATCGGCGCGGCGAACCCGGCCGCCCGGCTCGCCGGCGTCCCGGACGCCGGGCACATGGTGTTCTGGGACAACCCGCCCGCGGCACTGACTCTGCTGCGCGAGGCGCTGGAGCACGCCGCCGGCTGA
- a CDS encoding PfkB family carbohydrate kinase: MSGRLVHTGQVLVDLVMRVPALPPPGGDVMASDTAMLPGGGFNVVAAAARAGAPVLYAGGHGTGPRGELVRAALAAEGVQVAAPPDAGGDTGICVTLVEPSGERTFVTGSGVESGLAGGLPPTGPDDVLYVSGYSLLVPDKAAQVVEAAADTAGTVLLDPGPLVGDVPAGTWARMLAATGVLSCNAREAKLLSGEPDATAAGRELARRLPDGAVVVVRDGAAGCVLVRDGRAEQVPAPSVRAVDTNGAGDAHCGVLAAELLRGAGWAVAARRANAAAALAVTRHGPATAPTRAEVDALLTA; encoded by the coding sequence GTGAGCGGCCGGCTGGTGCACACCGGCCAGGTGCTCGTCGACCTGGTCATGCGGGTGCCCGCGCTGCCGCCGCCGGGCGGGGACGTCATGGCCTCGGACACCGCGATGCTGCCCGGGGGCGGGTTCAACGTCGTCGCCGCGGCCGCCCGGGCCGGTGCCCCGGTGCTCTACGCCGGTGGCCACGGCACCGGGCCCCGCGGCGAGCTGGTCCGGGCGGCGCTGGCCGCCGAGGGCGTGCAGGTCGCGGCACCGCCCGACGCCGGTGGCGACACCGGGATCTGCGTGACGCTGGTCGAGCCGTCCGGTGAGCGGACGTTCGTGACCGGCAGCGGCGTGGAGTCCGGCCTGGCGGGCGGGCTGCCGCCGACCGGACCGGACGACGTGCTCTACGTGTCCGGCTACAGCCTGCTCGTCCCGGACAAGGCCGCCCAGGTCGTGGAGGCTGCGGCGGACACCGCCGGCACCGTGCTGCTCGATCCCGGACCGCTGGTCGGCGACGTCCCGGCCGGGACGTGGGCCCGGATGCTCGCGGCGACCGGGGTGCTCAGCTGCAACGCCCGGGAGGCGAAGCTGCTGTCCGGTGAACCGGATGCCACCGCCGCGGGCCGCGAGCTCGCCCGGCGGCTCCCGGACGGTGCGGTGGTCGTGGTGCGCGACGGCGCCGCGGGCTGCGTGCTGGTCCGGGACGGGCGGGCCGAGCAGGTCCCGGCGCCGTCCGTGCGGGCGGTCGACACCAACGGGGCCGGGGACGCGCACTGCGGGGTTCTCGCCGCCGAGCTGCTGCGCGGCGCCGGGTGGGCCGTCGCCGCGCGCCGGGCGAACGCCGCCGCGGCGCTCGCCGTGACCCGGCACGGCCCGGCGACGGCCCCGACCCGGGCCGAGGTGGACGCGCTGCTCACCGCCTGA
- a CDS encoding cytosine permease yields MATGTTETDAGTAGGALETRGIEPVPVAERHGRPGELFWVWFAANISILGLPLGATLVASGLTVWQAVIAAVLGAVGSFAIVGAVSIAGRRGGAPGLTLSRAVFGVRGNIGPTLVSLLSRLGWETVNTTTAAFALLSLVTIVAGTSPAAKDHPVIMIACIAVFVLCTVLVAGLGHGVLVAVQRWATWVFGALNILVGGFLVATVDWTAVAAATPAPTGAVVAAVGVIAAGTGIGWANASADMSRYQSPSVRAGSLVLSAAAGAGIPLVLLISLGSLLAAGDPALAEAGDPVAAIRDLLPAWMAIPYLVAAFGGLLLSNHLSVYSAGLTTLTLGVRLPRVYAVVVDVLVTFAGAIYFMLVADGFYTPFIAFISALAVPITAWVGVFAVDMLRRTHYDPDALMDTGRTSRYWYRAGIEPRATTAWALAIVAGYLFATVGPSSQPWFTGPLAGTWFGENGLAWVITFVVAAGAYALLGGSREPR; encoded by the coding sequence ATGGCCACCGGTACCACCGAGACCGACGCCGGTACCGCCGGCGGAGCGCTCGAGACCCGCGGCATCGAGCCCGTCCCCGTCGCCGAGCGGCACGGGCGTCCGGGCGAGCTCTTCTGGGTCTGGTTCGCCGCCAACATCTCGATCCTCGGCCTCCCGCTGGGGGCGACGCTGGTCGCGTCCGGGCTCACGGTCTGGCAGGCGGTGATCGCCGCCGTGCTGGGCGCGGTCGGGTCGTTCGCCATCGTCGGCGCGGTCTCGATCGCGGGCCGCCGCGGCGGCGCCCCCGGACTGACGCTGTCCCGGGCCGTGTTCGGTGTGCGGGGCAACATCGGCCCGACGCTGGTGTCGCTGCTCTCCCGGCTCGGCTGGGAGACCGTCAACACGACGACGGCCGCGTTCGCCCTGCTCTCGCTGGTCACCATCGTCGCGGGTACCAGCCCGGCGGCGAAGGACCATCCGGTGATCATGATCGCCTGCATCGCGGTGTTCGTGCTCTGCACGGTGCTGGTCGCCGGGCTCGGGCACGGCGTGCTGGTGGCCGTCCAGCGCTGGGCGACCTGGGTGTTCGGGGCGCTGAACATCCTGGTCGGCGGCTTCCTGGTGGCCACCGTGGACTGGACGGCCGTCGCCGCGGCGACGCCCGCGCCCACCGGTGCGGTGGTGGCCGCGGTCGGCGTGATCGCCGCCGGGACGGGCATCGGCTGGGCGAACGCCTCGGCCGACATGTCCCGCTACCAGTCGCCGTCGGTGCGGGCCGGGTCGCTCGTGCTGTCGGCGGCCGCCGGTGCCGGGATCCCGCTGGTGCTGCTGATCTCGCTGGGCAGCCTGCTCGCCGCCGGTGATCCCGCGCTCGCCGAGGCCGGTGACCCGGTCGCCGCGATCCGCGACCTCCTCCCGGCCTGGATGGCGATCCCGTACCTGGTCGCCGCGTTCGGCGGCCTGCTGCTCTCCAACCACCTCTCGGTGTACTCGGCCGGGCTCACCACCCTGACCCTCGGCGTGCGGCTCCCGCGGGTGTACGCGGTCGTCGTCGACGTGCTGGTGACGTTCGCCGGGGCGATCTACTTCATGCTCGTCGCCGACGGCTTCTACACGCCCTTCATCGCCTTCATCAGCGCGCTGGCCGTGCCGATCACCGCGTGGGTCGGGGTGTTCGCGGTCGACATGCTGCGGCGCACCCACTACGACCCGGACGCGCTGATGGACACCGGGCGCACCAGCCGCTACTGGTACCGCGCCGGGATCGAGCCGCGGGCGACCACGGCCTGGGCGCTCGCGATCGTCGCCGGGTACCTGTTCGCGACCGTCGGTCCCTCGTCGCAGCCGTGGTTCACCGGGCCGCTGGCCGGGACCTGGTTCGGTGAGAACGGGCTGGCCTGGGTGATCACCTTCGTCGTGGCGGCCGGGGCGTACGCGCTGCTCGGCGGGTCCCGGGAGCCGCGGTGA